Proteins from a single region of Rhinolophus sinicus isolate RSC01 linkage group LG13, ASM3656204v1, whole genome shotgun sequence:
- the ROMO1 gene encoding reactive oxygen species modulator 1 — translation MPVAVGPYGQSQPSCFDRVKMGFVMGCAVGMAAGALFGTFSCLRIGMRGRELMGGIGKTMMQSGGTFGTFMAIGMGIRC, via the exons ATGCCGGTGGCCGTGGGTCCCTATGGACAGTCCCAGCCTAGCTGCTTCGACCGCGTGAAGATGGGCTTTGTGATGGGTTGCGCCGTGGGCATGGCGGCCGGGGCGCTCTTCGGCACCTTTTCCTGTCTCAG GATCGGAATGCGGGGTCGGGAGCTGATGGGCGGCATCGGGAAAACCATGATGCAGAGTGGCGGCACCTTTGGCACATTCATGGCTATTGGGATGGGCATCCGATGCTAA